ctttcttttttttagatgtatttatttatttattatatgtgtgtacactgtagctgtcttcagacactccagaagagagcatcagatttttgttatggatggttgtgagccaccatgtggtcgctgggatttgaactcaggacctttggaagagcagtcagcactcttaaccgctgagccatctcaccagcccaagatgcTGTATTTTGTGTTACACCTGTCTtaccacacagagagaacagaagtgGCTAAGGCTGCTGCCTAGCATGCATGTGGCCTTAGCTTCTAACCACAGCACTTGAtgacagaaaatcaaaacaaacaaggaagctggtttaccttattttaaaaaaatgtgggcAGGCACAGTAGTGCCTGCTTATAACCTAGCACACAGGGGGTGGAGGCATGCATacacaggccagcctgggctacatgatgaaactattgggggtaggggagaggaaaaagaaaaaaaaactgccaaCAAAGAGCCCACTGTGTCAGAAATAATCAAATACATGAGTAGCTAAGGAATAAACTAAAACCACATGTCACAGGCTCCCAAGCCCTCCTGGACTAGCCCTGTGCACCCTGAGCACCCAGAGTCCGCGTTTTCACAACTCACACGAACTGTAATCATTCAGTCTCTGGTTGTAAGTGCTGTTTGAGTCTGGTCTCTTCTCAGTGTGGCTGCAGGCATCTTAATAGGGCCCGCTATGTTACTCTGATCTGAAGTGATAAGCCTCCGAAGGAAAAGTCAAAGTTCAAAGAAATATGTCATAGTAATAGCATTAAtgtcagaaatatttattttctaaaagatcaCACAAAAATTGGTAGGAAGGGAGAAGGTTAAGTTTCTTACATGAAACCTGGGTTAAGGCAGAGCTGCCTAAAGAAATGGTGGCTGGAGTGAACCTCAGAGACATGGGGAGTGGAGAtggtagcccaggcaggcctgcaCAGCGACATACACCCATGCAACCTACAGGGCTGCTGCCCTGCTCACTCCTTTGACATGTTCTTGATGGTCTTGTGCTCCTTCATGGCTCGCTCCCAGTCACTGCCATTGAACTCCTCAGTGATCACACTCCGTACAGTGCCTTCGTCCAGGCAGTGGGGGGCGATTCCTAGGGGCAAGTGGAACAGAGAGAGGGGTTCCAAGTGTGGGTAAGACCAGAGAATGTGTCAGACAAGCCCTCACCAGCAAGCACCATTATCCCACACGGGAGCTACCTCAACAGCAGCTCATGAGGATGACTTGTGGCCTGCTGATTACTAACATCGCTCTAGTCGGCCTTCAGTGCTCTGGCTTAGGGTCCTCACCTCCCACATGAAGAGCTGATGCCCCGAGTGAAGGACAACCAATGCTACACAGCACTCACAACTACACTGAGGCGTGGGGGCAGagcagagctcagtggtagaacacttgcctggtaTGTTCCAGATCCTGTCTTCAGTCCCTAATACATTTAAATGGGTGAGGGCCATTAATATGGAAAATATTAGGAAGGTTCAGACCTGGCACAATCTCTTTTGTGTGGCAGCCTGGAAAATTCTCAGACTTTTCCTGGGTTTagataaagaattaaatatttccCAACTTATATAGGACTTTATAACTATATAACACAGGACAACccaacaaatgaacaacaacaaaaacccctttctttctttttttttttgctttcgagacagggtttctctgtgtagccctggctgtcctggaattcactctgtagaccaggctggcctcaaactcagaaatccacctgcctctgcctcccaagtgctgggattaaaggcgcgtgccaccatcgcccggccAAAAACCCCTTTCTTGTTCCAAGGTACCAGAACTTGGTGGACCAGGAACCAGCAGACCTTGGGGTAAGGAGACTAGCATGACGTCATGCCTTCTCCTCTCTTCGACAGAAAGCAGGCATAGGCATAGCCACAGGTGCACCCACAGCTTCCCGTGGGGCTATGACACAGGGTCAGTCAGTCTCCATTTACCCTAAGGGCAGTTTGTATCCACCCCACCTCCAGGTCAAGCAGGGCCTGAAGACGGCCCTAGAGgcttctcttgcttctttttaaataaatagatttatcTTCTGTGTAAGGaagggtgttttgtctgcatacatgtctgtgtaccaagtatatgcatacatgcatgcttggtgcctgcagagaacAAGAAAGGGCACTGGGCCCCTgacagttacagatggttatgagctggaaaccaaacccaggtcctctgcaagatcactCAGAGAACTTAGCCACGGAGCTGATTTGCCAGCTCCCCCATATCTTTATTTTTGAGTTGGGGGCTGGGAGGTCTCTAGCCTAGGTTAACCACAAAGTAGCtacatagctgaagatgaccttgaacttttgatcactctgccttcacctctcaagggctggggtTAGCACCCCTTGCTTTCTTGCTgcttttttcaagatagggtcccactatgtggccctggctgttccggaactcactctgtagatcaggctggcctagaactcacagagatgcacctgcctctacctcccaagtactaggatcaaAGATGTTCACCACCACATCCACACttggctcttcctcttcctccctttttttttttaactgtgacATGAAATCAAGTGTACAATCCATCAGAGCAGTAGCCATTGtatagaactattttttttttctgaacaaactaaacttttttatttatctatttagggACAGGGTGAGgatcatgcatgccaggcaagtgttcaCTCTCCCACTGAGTGACAGCCATAGCCCttacttttgttgttgtaaaATATCAGCAACAGCCATCATTCtggcttcttccctccctttatATTGTCACTGTTCCAGTGGCCTCCCAAGCAGCCTGTGCCCATTTCCTACcccatcttggttttttttttatattaaatttatttttattttatgtgtataggtgtttagCCTGCAGATAGGTttgtgcaccacgtgcatgcagtgcccacagagacaagaggagagtgtcagattcccaagactggagttacagatagagATTGGGAGTAGAACACTGGTCCGCTGGAAGgacagccagtggtcttaaccattCAGCCTCTCTCCACCCCATCCTACTGATCTTCTCTGTACGCTGCAGGTCTCCCCACAACCCAACAATACCAGTGATAAAAACCACCTATAGATGGACAGGTTTACCATAGGCCCAGACACTGGACCAGAGCTCATCAGAGGAGGCTTATTTTTCTGACGCATGCCAGGACCATCTGTCCAACTACGTGGACTCTAGGCACCTCGGGGTCCCAAGCCCGCAGACCCCCTTCACTCACCAAAGCCCCCGGGGTTGGAGCGCGGAGTATAGAAGCTCTGGACACCACATCTCTTGCAGAAGGTGTGCTGGGCTTTGTGCGTGTTAAAGGTGTATGTGGTTATGCTCTCAGCACCCTGGGAGAACAGGGACAAATAGACACATTGATCATTTCATGTTATTAAGAGTCAATCTTTTGAAAGGTTAGTGGGAGTGCCCCCTTTGTACAGTTCTCTGGGTTTTGGGGACAGCTCCTGATTCCTAGAAAAGACCGAAAGCCTCTTGAAGTCAGGGACCCATCTGTATTTCCCCAGACACGATTCACGCCGGAGCGTGACAGTCTAAGAATCTCTTCTGCCAAACACACAGTGAAGAAGCCATCCTCAGGCCTCCGCTGACGTCAACCAGAAGACCCACCCATAAGAGATCCGAGGGACTGGATCTCTGTGTCTAAAGAAAACAGTGGCCAAGATCTTATGGGCACTCCTGACTTTAAAACTCTTTGCCACATGCCATAGGCAaagagttagttttctttctttctttttttaacgtGGGAGGGCCCGGACCACTGTAGTCAGTGTTACTTCCGGGCATTAAGTCCTGAgatgtcttttaaaatgatttatttaattttatgtggattggtattttgcctgcatgtacatttgtgtgagggtgtcacaTCCCCTGGATCTaaagttgcagacagttgtgagcttccacgtgggtgctgggaattgaaccccgcTCCTTTGGAGGAACACCCAATGCTCCCAAccagtgagccatttctccagccccacagttaGTGCCCTTAGTGGACAATATGAATGAAAAAAGGACAAAGTATAGGAATGGACaactgagagagagaagggaagatatGAGTGATGTTTACATGGATGACCTACAacaagatactttttaaaaaaaagatttacaaaaaaagatttatatttatatgagtataatttatatttatacgagtatactatagctgtcttcaaacacaccagaagagtgcaatggatcccattacagaaggttgtgagccactatgtggttgctgagaattgaactcaggacctctggaagagcagtcagtgctcttaaccactgagccatctcgccagctccacaagacatttctttttattttatgttattttattttttattagatattttcttcatttacatttcaaatgctatcccaaaagtccgctatacactccccccaccctgctcccctacccactcactcccacttcttggccctggctttcccctgtactagggcatataaagtttgtaagaccaaggggcctctcttcccaatgatggccgactgactaggccattttctgctacatatgcacctagagacacgagttctgggggtactgattagttcatattgttgttccacctatagggttgcagaccccttcagctccttgggtactttctctagctcctccattgggagccctgtgatccatccagtagctgactgtgagcatccacttctgtatttgccaggcactggcaaagcctcacaggagacagctatatcagggtcctttcagcaaaatcttgctggtgtatacaatagtgtctgtgtttggtggctgattatgattTTGGTTTGAATAGGTTCGGCCCCTacagattcatgtgtttcaaaGCTTAACCAAGTCCTCGTAGCTTGCCTATAGACTGATCTTAttaaggctttttcttttttgtttctgtttttgttttgtttgttttttgagacagggtttctctgtatagccctggctgtcctggaactcactttgtagNccaggctggcctcgaactcagaaatccgcctgcctctgcctcccgagtgctgggattaaaggcgtgcgccaccacgcccggcagcttTTTCTTAAgtaaggctccctcctctctgatgatcCTAGTTTGTATAAAGTTGATAAAGAACTTTCTAGCACAggccaaacaaagaaaaatgaaggtcATTAGATTTGTTATTGGTGTTTTCTGCCTGGCAAGAAGTCAAGGACTGAGCCATGTGGCAgacttctccctctccctctctctcttttttttttaagcaagagTCTCATGATGTAGAGCTGGCCGTCCTAAAACTCACTGCGAAGGAGGTTGGTCTCAAatacagagatttgcctgcctttgcctcctacgtgctgggactaaaggcatgcaccaccacacctagctctaTGTGGAAAATTTTGATGATGGTAGGCCATGCATTCTAGTCAGGAGCAAAGCACATGGAATCAAATTGGTGGGTGCACAGATTAAGAGGAATAGGGTATCACTGGGACCCCTGAGTTCTTGGATTTGCAGCAGTGGACTCCTGTCCTGATTTCATTTAagaaattgtattattttatgtgtgtatgtctgtgcaccacatgcatacagtgcccTCAGGACTAGAAGGcagcatctgatcccctggaacaggagttacagatggtagtaagctgctgtgtgggtgctggaaataaaCCCTGGGTGCTTAgtaggagcagccagtgctcttaatgtaAATGAGATCAAGCCAGGAGTGCAGGGCTGCAAATGCACAAGTGACAGGGTAAGCCAGCCAGGGAAGTGGCCCGCACAAGTCTTCGGTGAGGAGATTAAACGTGGACACacctggggatatagctcagcgACACAGTGCTTGCCGAACATGTGCTAACACTgaatttaacaaaaagaaagacaatgaaaacactatgatttttttcaactAGGAAATGATAAAGTAGTTTATCAACAGAacagcttttctgtttgttttgtttctctagacaggatttctttgtttgGCCCTGGCCAGCCCTGAGACCCTCCCAAGCTCTGAGAATAAAGGCACACACACCTGGCCAGATGGGTTTTTTGCTTCCCCAACCTCAACCagtttttcctgagacaggataTAGCTACATTGCTCAAATCGGCCGCACTCACAAAGGACTGGGCCCTCTCTCACATCAAttactagttaagaaaatgccctacagacctGCCTATAGCCCAgtctcactgagccattttctcaattgagggtcccTTGTCTCtagtaactctagcttgtgtgaggttaacataaaattagccagcacattAACTTATGTAATATTTTGGTAAAAATGTATTAACAATCAAACCAACAAGGTTGCATGCACTTGGAGTTATAGGTACTTAGGAAAGTGAGGCAGGAGTGTCTCTTAGAAGCACAGGCGGCAGTCTGTGCCACAGAGCAAGAtcccatatttaaaataaataagtgggagatgactcagatgtttagatgcatatatatatatatataaaataatatgtacagGGCCAGAAACATAGCTCAGTTATTAcagggcttgcctagcatccatgaagccctgggttcaatccccagcctgGGACACAAGAGACTAAGTCAGAGAGAAGGGtgacaggaggagaggaggaagaatacTCAATAAGAAAGTGCATCAAAATAGCAGTGACTACCTTGgaatacttttatttctcttatattttttcaaaagtaaCATGGGTTATTCAGATACTTCTTCAGTTTtcaaaatgacttttatttttgtgactctctgaatttgaaaatgtttctacAATGACATCAAGTAAGTTTTGGAAATCAAAAGGCAGGAAGGCATAGTGGTATACGCCTGCGAGCCCAgccctccagaggcagaagccagcCTGGCTGTGTCAAACAATTTATCAATTCAAAAAGTAAGCAAATAGGGATTAATGAGATGCCTCAACAGGTAAGGATGCTGACCAAGGAAGCTGTGATTTGAGTCTGATGCCTAAAAACCCTGtagaagtagaaggagagaactggttccACCAAGCTGTTTGACCTCCACGTGTGTGTTGTGCCATGTGCCTACCCAATAAGTAgaacatttaaatgaaaaagagaaactaCTAAGTCAGTCAAAGTATTCCTGTAGGCAAGATAGAGAGCCCAGTGTGGCAAAGCTACTAGCAATACTGTTCAGGCCCcaacacttttaaaagaaaaacaaaaaacgtgAAAAATAATCAACCAGGAATAGTGGCACAACTCTGTGattccctgcacttgggaggcttgGGTAAGAAGACTAGAAGTTTGAGGCTTAGCCTAGACTACACACTGAGGCTCCAtctaagtaaaacaaacaaacaaacaaacaaaatctcaaagCCCTGACTTTAAAATGCCCTGCTGAGCTCTCTGTCCCTCACAGTTTATAGATAGCAGGCTTAAAAGATGGGGCAGGGTTCTACCCTCCTCCTAAGTACTAACCTTCAGGAGTTTGAACCGAGAAGCTGGAACAATGAAGTGTCTGTTCTGCTTCTTCTTGCAAATGCTACAGCTAGAGAGAGAGCAAGGGCCGGACCGTGAGTGTCACCTGCATTACCCACAGGCCCAAGCAGCCCAGCCCAATGCCTGCAGAACCAGCTGACCTCAAGTGGGACACCCTTCTCAGCACCATCCAGGGAAGAGGACTTAGGCAGCTGGACAGGCCACCTGAAGCCTCAGCTCTTCATGGCAGTGAAGCCTACTGGTGACAGAGCCAGCAGGGGAGACCACACAGCATTCAGCACTCCTGGACCTCATTTCTGCTGCCCCCCCTCCCGACCCTGAAGAGAAACAGTGGACTTAAAAGACACTCAGAAAATGGATTTCAGACACTGCTATACTATACTCTTGCGCCTCTTCAGACGGGCACATCAGAACGGAGGAAGGAGCCTTAGGCTTCCTCTAGTTCCACATAAGAAAATCAAGCTCCAAGCATTTTATCCGGAAATACCAAACTGGAAATTGAGCCAAtacctagtttttgtttttgttttttccaaccCACTATTTTTGTCggcttttctctctctacccTAGGGACACTGCACCAGGGCATCCTGCGCACTAAGCAGGCATTCTACTTCTCAAGTGCACCTCCACCTTTTCTAAGAACTATAACTTTGGGActatagatggctcagcagttaagagctgtaGGTAGGAGGAGCAGTAGACTCTGGTGcagctcccagcatccatctggtagctcacagttccagggtatccaacatCCTCTGAGGGGTATGTGGTGCAGATAGATATGCATTCATGTAAAACATCCACATGCATAAAAgaagtaagttttaaaatttttttaactttattctgTTCTTTGAGATAGAGGAAGGGGTCATGTTAAAATTttaaccttattttattttttgaggcagggtctcatgtacccccaggctggcttcaacacTTACTATAGAGTTGAAGATGGCCATGAACTTCTTTGCTTGCTTGAGAGAAGAATCTCATGTACACAAGCTGGTCACAACACTGATGCAGCTGAGGATacaaccctgaacttctgatcctcctgtctctacctccccctGGGACTACAGGCATATAATCATGCCAAGTTTATGCAGTAgtgggaaccaaacccagctTTGTACATATTAACCAAAGGCTCTACCTCCAGCCCTAATTTATACTTTATTCTGACTTAGTATAGAATTCTCCAAGAAATTATGCCATAATGCTTCTTTCAAAATCTGGACTTCATTAGTGGCCTAGCCAGTTCTACACTTGAGGGGTATTTATgatttacataataaataatatttatggtATTTATTATCCATATAAGATCTAGATACAATTAGAGGGAAAAGAACTGGACCCTCTTGAATAAGTACATGCCCATAGCCAGTCCAGAAGGTAAAGCCTGTTCCTCTTCTATTATAATGCCAGGGAAGATGCTAAAAAGCAGGCTTtcgagggctagagagatggctcagcagttaagagcactgactgctcttccagaggtcctgagttcaatttccagcaaccacatggtggctcacaaccatctgtaatgggatataaTGCCATctcctggtgtgtgtgaagacagctacagtgtactcatacataaagtaaataaataattcaagaagCAAGCCTTCCACTGTTGGTGGTGGTACCATGGGCCTCATGCCAAGGACAGAGAGAGATCCAGCACACAAAAAGCTTCCGGGTATCCCCACCCGATCACTCCATGTAGTTTCACTGACAGACTCCTAAGAAGATTCCACTCGAGGTGGGATTCCCAGTAACCCAACCGGGAATTAAGGGCAGCCTGATCCACCTCTGCTAGTCACCCCTAAGTCAGTGGGATCAGTTGGAGGCACGAGCCTATAAGCCACAGCCCTGGAATCCCTGCTTTCTGTCACCTGAACTGTGCTGCTGTATAACTCTGTGGTTCAAACATACACGGGCTCCCGAACACACAAACTGTGGGTGTTACTCTGGATAACACAGAATGTTTAGCCTtctcccactttaaaaaaaaaaaaaaaagttatccagTGAGAAGACTTGGCAGGTAAAAGTACCTACCACCAGCCTAGTGACTCcatcccacaagttgtcctctgatctatgCACACAGTAAAAGAATTAcatataacacttttttttttttttttttttttttagttatcaCTGAAAATTTCAAGTTGTACACATGGCAAAGAAGAGAACAATGAACCTTTGTGTCCTCGGTACCTGATGTAACAGTTATGTCCTTGGTACCTGATGTAACAGTTATCAGCTCATGGCCAACACTGTCTCATCCAGACCCCGACTCCCCACCTTGGTCTGAAACATGGCCTATTTTGCTCTTCAACTCTTCTAAGCCAATTTGGGAAGATAAAATACTCACTTGCAGTCAAAGATGTGTAAGTCTGCTGAAGCCCAAACTTCAAAACGAACTGCTCCACAGTGGCAGCCTCCTGTGTGCTTCACCAGGCCCTGGTACtcactaaatgaaataaaaactagagCATAAAAATTTCTAAGAGACAAGCAGGGGTTTTATGGCCTGGCTCCTTCACGCTGtctttttgttcttaaaataaagccaggctcattcatatatatatatatatatatatatatacatatatatatatatatatatatatatatatatatatacatacatatataggacAACCAGGTGCATCTCATAAAAGAGGTTCAGTATTTTCACTGGGAACTGTCTTGAATTTTATGCTGCCAAATAAAATATTCCCAGAATTCAGTAAATATGAGGCTATGAGAGAAGTCTGGCACATTTGCTCCCACTcccaac
Above is a genomic segment from Mus caroli chromosome 11, CAROLI_EIJ_v1.1, whole genome shotgun sequence containing:
- the Cenpv gene encoding centromere protein V codes for the protein MRRTRSAVATSPREQRRSGTTGGLSGGESRAQRSRSRTRAGAGGGGGAVGPQPSAKPRPKPPPRAQEAAAEEPPPAVTPAASVSALDLGEQRERWETFQKRQRLSFEGAAKLLLDTFEYQGLVKHTGGCHCGAVRFEVWASADLHIFDCNCSICKKKQNRHFIVPASRFKLLKGAESITTYTFNTHKAQHTFCKRCGVQSFYTPRSNPGGFGIAPHCLDEGTVRSVITEEFNGSDWERAMKEHKTIKNMSKE